Sequence from the Candidatus Tanganyikabacteria bacterium genome:
AACTCCATACGGTCATCTGAGCATGGCCCGGCCGGTCCAACAAGAGCCGCGAGAACGCGGCAGCGCTACCCGATCAAGCGAGAGGGTGAGCAGTTACCTTATTAGTAGGCGAATTGCGAATGCCTGGGGCCAAGCTCTAGGGTTTTCGATTATGTAAAAACTACCTACAATCAAGACCGGCACCATGAAGCTCCTAGACCTCGTTTTTCCTTCCGAGGCGGAACGCCTGGCGCGTACCGGCTCGCCGCTCCTTGCGCTGCGCCTCTTCGCGGGCGTGGGCTTGATGCTGCATGGCCGCTCGAAGATCCAGAATCCGTTCGGCTGGATGGGGCCCGAGGCTGTCACGCCCGGCGTCTTCCAGGCCCTGGCCGCCGTCGCCGAGTTCTTCGGCGGCCTCGCCTGGGTGCTGGGCCTGCTCACGCCGATCGCGTCCCTGGGCGTGCTGTGCACGATGCTGGTGGCGATCGCCACGCACCTCGGCCGCGGTGATCCCTTCGTGGGCAAGGGCGGCTGGGAACTCGCGTCGCTCTATGCGACGATTGCCGTCCTCTTCGGCGCGGGCGGTCCCGGGCGCTTCTCAGTGGATGCCTGGCTCGGCCGGGCCGTGCGCGGCTCAGAGCCCGGCGCGCCGCAGTCTTAGCGCGTTGCCGATCACCGAGACCGAACTGAAGGCCATGGCCGCGCTTGCCAGCATCGGCGAGAGCAGGAGGCCCGCGGCCGGGTAGAGTACGCCGGCGGCGATCGGCACGCCCAGGGCATTGTAGACGAACGCGAAGAACAGGTTCTGCCGGATGTTGCGCATGGTCGCGCGGCTGAGCCGGATCGCCCGCACGATGCCGCGTAGATCGCCCTTCACCAGGGTGACGCCGGCGCTCTCGATGGCGACGTCGGTACCGGTGCCCATCGCGATGCCGACGTCCGCCTGCGCGAGGGCGGGGGCGTCGTTGACGCCGTCGCCGGCCATGGCCACGACCCCGCCGGCCGCCTGGAGTTTCCGGACTATGTCGCCCTTGCGTTCGGGCAGGACCTCGGCCTCCACCTCGTGAATCCCCAGGCGCCGCGCCACTGCCTCGGCCGTCACGCGGTTGTCGCCGGTCAGCATGGCCACGTGGATCCCCTCGTCGCGCAGGAGGCGCACCGCCTCGGGGGTAGTGTCCTTGATCGGGTCGGCCACGCCCAGGAGCCCGGCGATCCTGTCGCCCGACACGACGAACACGGCGGTCTGCCCGTCCCGGCGCAAACCGTCGGCCCGACCTGCCCAGGTCTCGCCCTGTGCGACGCCGAGATCCGCCAGCAGGGCGGCATTTCCCAGGGCCGCTTCCCGGCCGCCCACGCGGCCGGCGACGCCCTTGCCGGTGAGCGAGCGGAATGACTCCGCGGCATCCGGCTCGATCCGCTGCTCCCGCGCCCCGGCGACGATCGCCGCGGCGAGGGGGTGCTCCGACCCGCGTTCCAGGCTGGCCGCCAGGCGGAGCAGGTCCGCCTCGGAGGTGCCCGGGGCCGGCGCGACCGAGACCAGCCGAGGCCTGCCGGCGGTGAGGGTGCCGGTCTTGTCCACGACCAGGGTGTTCACTTTGTGGAGGGTCTCCAGGGCCTCGCCGTTGCGGATGAGCACGCCGGCGGTCGCCCCGCGGCCGATGCCGACCATGAGCGACATCGGCGTGGCCAGGCCGAGCGCGCAGGGGCACGCGATGATGAGGACCGCGACCGCGTTGACCAGGGCATGGGCCATGCGCGGCTCCGGCCCTGCCGTGCTCCAGACGACGAACGTGAGGATCGCGATCGCCACGACCAGCGGTACGAACCAGGCGGAGACGAGGTCGGCCAGGCGCTGGATGGGGGCGCGCGACCGCTGCGCCTCGCCGACCAGGCGCACGATCTGCGCGAGCATGGTCTCGGCGCCGACGCGTTCGGCCGCCATCACGAAGCCGCCCGTCTGGTTGACGGTGCCGCCGATGACCCGGTCGCCCGGGCCCTTCTCGACCGGGATCGGCTCGCCGGTCAGCATGGATTCGTCCACCGCGCTGTGGCCCTCAAGCACCGGGCCGTCGGTAGGTACGCGTTCGCCCGGGCGTACGCGCAACCGGTCGCCGGGGACCACCTGGTCCAGGGGTACGTCGCTCTCGGTGCCGTCGGGAGCGACGCGGCGGGCATGCCGCGGCGCCAGATCGAGCAGGGCGCGGATGGCGCTGCTCGTCTGGCTTCGCGCCCGCAGTTCCAGCACCTGCCCGAGTAGCACGAGCGTCGTGATGACCGCGGCCGCCTCGAAGTACACGGCCACGTGGCCGCCCTCCTCCCGGAACGCTGGCGGGAAGGCGCCCGGGAGGAGCGTGGCCACGACGCTGTAGAGATAGGCGGCGCCCACCCCCAGGGCGATGAGGCTGAACATGTTGAGGCTGCGCCGGAGCAAGGACTCCCAGCCGCGTGCGAAGAAGAACCAGCCGGCCCACAGCACGACGGGGGAGGCGAGGGCCAGTTGCAGCCACTGCGCCGCGCGGCCCGACAGCATGGCGTCCAGCGGCCGGCCCGGGAGGGCGTCGTTGCCGGCGATCGCCAGGATGGGCAGCGTGAGCCCCAGCGCCAGCAAGAACCGGCGCGTCATGGCGGCCAGTTCGGCATCCTCGCCTTCCGCCGCCGCCGGTTCGACCG
This genomic interval carries:
- a CDS encoding DoxX family protein produces the protein MKLLDLVFPSEAERLARTGSPLLALRLFAGVGLMLHGRSKIQNPFGWMGPEAVTPGVFQALAAVAEFFGGLAWVLGLLTPIASLGVLCTMLVAIATHLGRGDPFVGKGGWELASLYATIAVLFGAGGPGRFSVDAWLGRAVRGSEPGAPQS
- a CDS encoding copper-translocating P-type ATPase, with product MREARESPAGRAHEGAIYTCPMHPQIRQVGPGTCPICGMALEPVEPAAAEGEDAELAAMTRRFLLALGLTLPILAIAGNDALPGRPLDAMLSGRAAQWLQLALASPVVLWAGWFFFARGWESLLRRSLNMFSLIALGVGAAYLYSVVATLLPGAFPPAFREEGGHVAVYFEAAAVITTLVLLGQVLELRARSQTSSAIRALLDLAPRHARRVAPDGTESDVPLDQVVPGDRLRVRPGERVPTDGPVLEGHSAVDESMLTGEPIPVEKGPGDRVIGGTVNQTGGFVMAAERVGAETMLAQIVRLVGEAQRSRAPIQRLADLVSAWFVPLVVAIAILTFVVWSTAGPEPRMAHALVNAVAVLIIACPCALGLATPMSLMVGIGRGATAGVLIRNGEALETLHKVNTLVVDKTGTLTAGRPRLVSVAPAPGTSEADLLRLAASLERGSEHPLAAAIVAGAREQRIEPDAAESFRSLTGKGVAGRVGGREAALGNAALLADLGVAQGETWAGRADGLRRDGQTAVFVVSGDRIAGLLGVADPIKDTTPEAVRLLRDEGIHVAMLTGDNRVTAEAVARRLGIHEVEAEVLPERKGDIVRKLQAAGGVVAMAGDGVNDAPALAQADVGIAMGTGTDVAIESAGVTLVKGDLRGIVRAIRLSRATMRNIRQNLFFAFVYNALGVPIAAGVLYPAAGLLLSPMLASAAMAFSSVSVIGNALRLRRAGL